The stretch of DNA ccttgggtctccaagcaataggaagacttctcagaatcttctgaacatggtcataggtggaataacttctcttaagagctttaagaccagatacaaggatttgaaaccttgtaaacatagtctcaatgttctcatcttgttgcatagtgaatagttcatattgccttatcagaagactagctttagcctcttgaaccttttcattaccatcataggtagcacacatagaatcaaagatagatttagcagtagacttgtcctctattctgacataatcttcatgtctaatagcaccaacaacaatgtcctttactctatgatgcttagtgtaggtttttaagttagctggtgtgagtaactttctatgctcaatggacaaccttccatgttcatttaagttttcaaaagttactcccagctcaaccaaatcccacaactcatgatcaatagcagtaatattgctatacagtctttccttccaccactcaaataatgatgcatcaccattgaatataggggcttttctattgccactatgttcatgtgattcattacttaagtagtcataaccaaaggCATTTCtgggaccaccaccagcaccactggcctcaccggttctagtgctactatcgtcttctccagacatagtgttctcacaagatctttactgtctcactgttaagtgaaagtaacagaccagagctctgataccaattgaaggtgtgaaaacacaagaagggggggttgaattgtgttttagccaagttaaaactttttcaagttcttaactcaactacgttagcagcggataaataacacaaacaaaagcaagatagagagagagagagatcacacaagcaatttatactggttcctctcacaaaacgagagtagtccagtccccttgcacttccaagggatttcactataatcacacaagattacacctgctcaagcacacaagcaagagacttctcaacaatgctcaagcacacaagcttaagacttcacacttaagcacacaagcttaagtttcctcaagtaatagtaaagtatataaaaatatacaagtgctcttaaatgaacctaaagagagcaaatacaattagtacagagtatttgactaaagtgcaaaaacacttgatgagaggttcagagcttgtatacacaaagttcagagtttgttcagcgcacgttcaatccttgataattgtatatttatTGCAGCttatccttctagtatatatatcaccagaaaagagtcgttgcaaaaagaaccgttggagttgataatcttttgtcttcaagcagtctgtcttgatgcagtttggttgtatccaaaactaagaaagagtttcaggtactttgactacagcagagaagactttccttattcagctaacaaaactgaagacccacgttctcaagttagaaCAGACAAACagagggtagctgaactgatcaggcttgaaaggtccttttcttcattggtagaagagttgacttgcaaagggaatcttcacagatatcaaaatgatcttcagaggttgatgacgctttagtcactcaagaagttctgaagacttcatcctctgaaggttgtaacttctgaagtccaacatcttctgagcgcttgtgaacttctgaattcacatcctctgaacttcactcagagcttatatgatgcttatatctgcgcacttaaaataaatttttagtccttccaattgttaattaatactttgttatctgTAAGACCCGTAATTTCGCAGTTTATTTTGtgtaaggaaaataaatattggataaaagttttagggtttttgtttaAGTCGTTTGTACGTATCGTTGTAATAACGGCATTTTTGCTGAGTTTAAGTCTGTTTTGTACTCGTGCGCTGAAAAGGCACAGACTTTTGGGCTGTAATCCTCTTTTATGTATGAGAAGGTTTATGCAAATTCAGAATgacgagttttggattattctcgcttttggaaaaacgagtagaaattttacccgctgacgtaaaattttacggtttctGAATTCAGTAGAATTTTGGGTGGAAgttttatatatctgcgcgagttaggatatgtcctgagaataatatccgagagtgttaggaagtgccttagacacctctagacctttgttgataggtttagtttcgttaagatattttgggagaaacttatgcTTTGTCCGCTCACTATTTTAGGAAGCGAGAAAGCGTAGAATAGTGCGAGAACGTATTTGTTTGGAagcttgccgaggtaagggcacctttttCTTAAATCCTGTCGATAATATGTGTtgtatgcttgttgttgtttatgCACTGGCCGTGAGTGCTTGGTATGATTCGTGTGATGTATTCTCGATATGAGATCGTGATGAAtacttgttttgttgttttacatattatgtgaatatgtatGTTGGCGTGTTGTTGTGGAATATTACATGTTATGTGAATATGTAACTGTTTGCAGGAGCATATGTGAACGTGTATGTCAGTGACGACTGCACGGGGTAAGTCAGTGAAGACTGCCCTATGTATGtggaaagaaaataatatgCTCATGCATTCATAGTCGTGTAAGTCAGTGACGACTGCACGGGGTGTGTCAGATGGGACCACCTAATCCTACGGGATTTATTGAGTCGGTGTTTGTCAGTGACGACTGCACCCTTTTAGTAGGAGTGACCCTACGACTCGCTGCGGTGAGGTTAAATtccggaattcatgcatgtgACTTAACCAGTGACGGTTATTTCACAGTGGTAACCAGTGACGGTTATCACGttcattcattagaggttttgcattaggctatgtgtgcactttatttattattcttggTGTTGAGAATATGTTTGACGTTTACTCGCTTTCCGTTTTGGTACTTGGCAATTGGTATGTGTATTTGGTATTTTTATActtgtttccagttggtgacccttgctttgtatgtgatacatgaacgggttatcccccaccttagatgacggagagcctagcgagactgtgggtcatgtggatggcgaggacttcgtggactatcccggagtgtagagagtagcgcttgttaggctacatttttggttaggcttagggcctagtttgtattttggatgactgtatgtcttatacattaatactcagacatgtttagtgccttttggccttgtgatatattcggttcataactcgtgtcttttggttgatgaacttaatgtatccgccgtatgtaaattattcaggtacacactttgcttcgcgGAAGCCCTGTAgtataatattttgatattatatttatattccattGAATGATGAATTGTCGAGATAGCTaagggcgttcacgcgcgccatttttatttagcgtgttgttttaaaaaaaaaattaaaataatacccctttttatgctttgaaaaacggggtgttacattatcatcaaaacctttatagatttaggggcaaacatttttaaatcaattttgttccaacatagtGTCATTATCATAGGATAAGATAAACCATTGACAAACTGTTATAAGATATGTTGATTGTTGGATTACCTAACAACTCTATCTACATCAACATCAACTCTGTTGCTATTTTTGATATCAAAAAAAGTAAACTTGAGAAGATCTCCAGCTGAGAAGTAATTATCCATGTTGAATTTATGCCATTGTATAGATACTCCAATTCTCGAATTCCATTTCCCCCTTGCCTTTGAATAATTTCGACCAAATGAGGTTCAGCGACCGGACCTTCAAGCACCAGATAATTATGAAAAGAAGTGATATAGTCACCTAACCACTTGTTGAAAACCTGTCAAATATGGTTGAAGGTAAACAACACGCATAAGTATTAATGTGTAACAGTATAAATAAAGAAGTTTAATAACAGGAAAATACCTAACTAATTTGTCTCTTGATCCAATTGAGTTATTTGATAAAAGAATCTCAAATGTTAATGGTTCACTGAGTTTAGTAGACAGGGAGtgaaatgaaggaaattcattAGTTGGAATTGGTCCTGTCAAAGGAAGCAGCAGTTGGAACATACTATCACCGTAATACACCATATTAATCTCATGATATTGGAACTGCAACTCAAAGTGTTCACGAAGTTCTGTCCATCCATCTGTTATTAGAGGTTTTCGAAGAGATTGATTCCAAGATAGCAAATGTAAGTGGTTGCCCGCATAAACTTTCCATTGTTGATGCAACTCATCGGAGTACTTATGAACAAACACAGGATCAATCTCACCAAATGGCTGCAACAATGAAAGATTAAAGTTCTGATAATTTCGTATAAATGTGCTTagataatgaaagaaaaataaaaaactaagaaAACATAGAACTTACATCATCTTTGACATGTATTGTGGTGAAAATGCATTTTTGCAACCTGCCACCAAGACTTGTAGTGCTATCTGCATAAGAACTTGCAGCCATGTATGATCTGCTAAAGTCAGTGCAAAACAATGTAGGATATATTGAAATGAAATCAATTTGATATATAGATGAGTGTGTTAGTCCACTTACACTATGAGTAGTTGAAGGTTGGTCCAGCCAATTTAATGTTGGAAGTTGTTTCTAATGAATGTGCTACAAAACTACTTACCCATGCAATAACTATCCAATAGTTACTTGcagtaaaaaacaataatataaatataatactgCATAggtaaattaaaacaaatatatattaaaattaagatAAAGTAGCATTATAGTTCAAACTGAAACCACCAAATGACTGCAGCACTTGGAACTGATTACAAATTCACTCCCCTAATTAAAAACCATACTTAAAGGCACCCTGCCATTAGGCCACTAAACAACAATACTTAAGCAAGATACTAATCTATCAAAATGCAACTTAAACATAGTCCTAATTAAAGGTCTACTGCCACTGGGCCATCAAAATTTATTACATAAATATTACTAATACAGCATTTTACTAATTCTGACACCTTC from Trifolium pratense cultivar HEN17-A07 linkage group LG5, ARS_RC_1.1, whole genome shotgun sequence encodes:
- the LOC123886530 gene encoding uncharacterized protein LOC123886530, giving the protein MAASSYADSTTSLGGRLQKCIFTTIHVKDDPFGEIDPVFVHKYSDELHQQWKVYAGNHLHLLSWNQSLRKPLITDGWTELREHFELQFQYHEINMVYYGDSMFQLLLPLTGPIPTNEFPSFHSLSTKLSEPLTFEILLSNNSIGSRDKLVFNKWLGDYITSFHNYLVLEGPVAEPHLVEIIQRQGGNGIRELEYLYNGINSTWIITSQLEIFSSLLFLISKIATELMLM